From the genome of Paraburkholderia sp. ZP32-5:
CGACGCGCTCGATCATCCGCAGATCAGCGAGCGCGGCATGATCGCAAGGTTCGACGATTGTCCGGGCGTCGGGCGCGATATTCGCGTGGTGCGCACCGGCTTCAAGATCAACGGCGCGACGCCGGCGGTCGATGCGCCGCCGCCGCGTTTGAGTCAGGACACGCAACGCGTGCTGACATCGCTTGGGTTCACGCAACACGAAATCGACGCGCTGCGCGAGAGTGGGGCGATCTGAGCTTGCGGGGCACGCACGGCGCATGCGCAAAACGCGCGCGCCGTGTTCGTCACATGCCAGGGCTCGCTGAATGAATCAGCAACTCAGCGATTCAACCCTGGCCAGGATTACGCCCCCCTTGCGCGAAATGCGCAAGCCCCTGCGCTGCCGCCGCCGTCTCACGGCGAATCGTGTCGTTGACGGTCTGCCCGTATTCCATGCCGGCGCGCCAGCCGGTGATGTCCGTCGGTATCCGGTTGAGCGCCTGCTTGATTTCGCGCAGTGCCACGGGATCGAACTGCGCGATGTGCCCGGCCAGTTGCGCAACCCGCGCATCGAGGTCCTGCGCGCCGACCACTTCATTGATCAATCCCCAGCGCTCCGCGGTGGCCGCGTCGATCCGCTCCGCTGTGAGCAGCAGCCATGCCGCGCGCCGGCGCTGCACGGTTTGCTGCACCGTCGGGCCGGCCATGCTCGCATAGGTCGCGAAGCCGATTTCCGGACAGCCGAACGTCGCGCTATCGGCAGCAATCGCGAGATCGCATGAATTGACGAGCGTAACGCCGGCGCCCAACGCAAGGCCGTTTTGCGCCGCGATAAATACTGCCGGGTGTTCGCGCATCGATACGTTCAGTTCGATCGCTTCTTCACCCGCCGTATCGGGCTGCCCCGCGGCTTTTTCGGTTTCGCGTTCTTTCAGATCGAGACCGGCGCAAAACACCGCGTCGGTGCCGGTCAGCACGATCACGCGCGTATCGGCCTTCAGCGCTTCCAGATGCGCACGCAGCGCGTCGCGCATTTCGCGGTTCAACGCATTGCGCTTGGTCGCGCGCGCCAGACGGATAGTGGCCCAATGCGGATGCCGGGTAACGACGACGAGTTCTGACATGAGTTTCGATTCGCTGAAAAATAACGTTCTAAATGATGGAATCAAGTTCTAAAAGTATCCATTTCGCACGGACAAAAGTCAAACTGTGCGAGCAGCCGTCGGTTGACGCATCGATCGAATTGAAAGAACATAGACAGAACGTAAATCTATAAGATAGAACGCAAAGGTAGAGCAAAAAACGGCTTGCCGGCGCGTCGATTCAACGAGGCATCAACGAGGCATCAATGAGCGAAAACGACACCACGACCCTCCCCGAAGGCAAACAGGCGGCACTCGACGAACTGCTGGCAATCCGCGGCGGCAATCCCGCCGCGCGCGCGGAAGTGACGATGGCGGGCCACGATCCGTTCTATCCGACGCCGTTTCGCGTCGGTGAAAGCGCCGCTGCGGCGCTGGCGGCGGTCGGCGTTGCCGCTAGCGATATCTGGGAAATGCGCACGGGCCGCCGTCAGCAGATCAAGGTCGACGTCAGCGAAGCAGCGGCCACGCTGCGCACCGTCGATTACACGCGCGCGCCGAATCGTGACGGCACGTATGAGCACGTGCCGATTCCGCAGACGATGGCGCATATGCTGACGGTCACGCAGCCATGGCGCACCGCCGACGGCCGCTGGCTGCTGCCGCATTTCAATTTGCCGAATCTGGCGGCGCGCGTGCTCGACGTGCTGAAGTGCGAAAGCACGCCGCAAGCGGTGCAGGCCGCGGTCGCGCGCTGGAATGCCGATGAACTCGAAGAGGCGATCGCCGCGGCCGGCGCGTGCGGCGGCACGATCCGTTCGCGCGACGAATGGCTCGCACATCCGCAGGGACGCTATCTGGCCGAGCGGCCGGTGATCGAAATCGAGCGTATCGGCGACAGCGCGCCGGAGCCGTTCATCCCCGGCACGCGTCCGCTGTCCGGCACGCGCGTGTTGGATCTGACGCGTATCCTCGCCGGCCCGATCGCCGGCCGCACGCTGGCCGAGCATGGCGCCGACGTGCTGATGGTGACGAGCCGTGGCTTGCCGCAAACGCCGGAACACGTGCGCGACACGAGTCATGGCAAGCGTAGTTGCTTTCTCGATGTGAAGCTCGCGACCGACGCCGCGCGTCTTGCTTTGCTTGCGGGCGAGGCCGACGTGTTCATCGATGGCTATCGGCCTGGGCGTCTCGCCGCGCGAGGCTTCGGCGCGGAGCAGCTCGCCGCGTTGCGGCCCGGCATCGTGCACGTGACGGTCAGTTGCTTCGGCTCCGGCGGCCCATTCGCGGAGCGCGCGGGCTGGGAACAGATCGCGCAGGCAGTCACCGGCGTATGCGAAGCAAACGGGCGCCTGACGGGTGCGGGTCAACCGAAGCTCGTGTTCGCGCCGATGTGCGACTACACGACCGGCTATCTGGCCGCCTACGGCGCGATGCTGGCGCTGGCGCGGCGCGCGCGCGAGGGCGGCAGCTACCGCGTGCATGTGTCGTTGTGCCAGGCCGCGATGTTCGCGCAACGGCGCGGTCTGGTCGACGCATTCGGTGACGCGCCCGGCAAGCTCTCCGAAGACGCGCTGAAACCACTCTATGTCGATGAAGAGACCTGTTATGGTCCGCTGCGCACGTTGGGGCCGGTGTTGAAGATGTCCGAGACGCCGTGCCGCTGGGTGCTGCCGACGCCGCGTCTGGGCGGTGACGAAGCGGTGTGGCTCACGCATGCGCGCACCGCCTGGCTGAACGGCTGACGCGGATAGGTTGACGCAAATAAAAAGAGCGGCGCACCGGGAGGAGGTCCGGTGCGCCGCTTGACGCTGCTGCTTTGTTGCTGCGTTGTTGCTCTTTGTACGCGCGGGTTGTATCCGCTTCGTGTTTGCTTCGTATCCGTCGTCTATTCGCCGCCGCAAGCACTCAAAGCCACAAGCAACGGCGCCTCTACCTCAACCATCCTTCATGAATGCGCGCAACGACACGCTCAGCGCGGTCGCAATGACCAGCACCACCGCCATGCCGATCATCCCCGCCGAGAACGCGCCGGTCTTGTCCTTCAAAAAGCCCACCAGATAAGGCCCAACGAAGCCGCCAAACGCGCCGATACAGTTGATCAGCGCAATACCGCCGGCGGCCGCCTGTCCGCTCAGGAACCGGCTCGGAATCGTGAAGAACACCGTGCGCGCGGTAATCGTGCCGATCAACGCGAACGTGATACCGACCAGCGCGGGCATCAGCTGATTGAACATGATCGAGAACACGAGGCCAAGCGCGCCGAGCACGCAGGTCAACGCCAGATTCAGAATGCGTTTGCCGGTGCGGTCGACATGCGCCGCCCACACGAGCATCAGCACGCTCGCGAAGAAGTAGGGAATCGCGGACAGCCAGCCGGTCATCGTGATGCTGATGCCGTGTCCCTTCAGGATCTGCGGCAGCCAGATCGCGACACCGTACGAGCCCATCGAGAAGCTGAACGAGATCAGGCCGAGGATATACACGCGCGGGTCGCGCAGCGCCGGCAGGAACGAGTGCGTCGGCGCATGGTTGATCTTTGCGTCGCGCGCGAGCGCGCCTTCCAGTGCATCGCGTTCGCCCGGCGTCAGCCATTTGGCGTCGGCGGGACGGTCGGTGAGCATGTACAACGTGACGATGCCGAGCACGCATGCCGGCAGCCCTTCGACGATGAACATCCATTGCCAGCCCGCGAGACCGAGCAGGCCGTCCAGATGCAGCAACGACACCGATAGCGGGCCGCCGATAAACGACGACAACGGCGTGGATACCGTGAACCATGCGAGCACGCGGGTCCGGTAAGGCGTCGGAAACCACAGCGTCAGATAGAAGATCACGCCGGGGAAGAAGCCCGCTTCGGCAACACCCAGCAGAATCCGCGTCAGGTAGAAGCTGTTCGGCCCGACCGCGAGCGCCGTCGCGGCCGCGGCGAGCCCCCACGAGATCATGATGCGCGCGATCCATCTGCGCGCGCCGTAGCGATACAGGCCGAGATTGCTCGGCACTTCGCACAGGCAGTACGCGGCGAACATCAGGCCCGCGCCGAGACCGAATTGGGTCTCGCTGATCTGCAGTGCCTTGAGCATCGTCAGCGCGCCGAAACCGACACTCGTGCGGTCCAGATACGCGAGGAAATAGCCCAGCGCGACGATCGGTATGAGCCGCCAGCCGGCCTTGCGGATCGCACTGCGCTCCAGTTCGGCGAGGTCGTCGGGTGAGGCGGCGAGCGTGCCCATTTCGGGCTGCGCGGCATGCTGCATTGAAGTCTCCTGTGTGTGTTTTGTTTGGGTAGCGCGGCGGCCTGTTATCGGCTGCTGGGTGGCTCGGCGCTCAAGCGCTCAAGCGCGTGTGGATGCATCGCCACGGGCGCGGGTAGTCGTTCATCGCACGTCGCGCTATTGCGCCGGTTGACCGGTGGCGTAACTGAAGCCCTTCGGCAGGCCGGCCGCATTCAGATAACCGTACAGCGGTTCGCCCGGCAGCCCGGCTGCCAGCCGCTCGCGCGCGGCGATCAATTGCTCGATGTCGATGCCGGTCGGCACGCCCATCGCTTCCAGCAGGAACACGAGGTCTTCGGTAACGATGTTGCCGGTCGCGCCGGGCGCATAAGGACAGCCGCCGATGCCGCCTTGCGACGCGTCGAACGTCGTCACGCCGGCGTTGAGCGCGGCAACCACGTTAGCGAGCCCCTGGCCGCGCGTATTGTGAAAATGCGCGCCGCCGGCCGCCGCGCCGAGTTCCTGCTGCAAACGTCTGAACAGACGCTTGACCTGTGCCGGGTTGCCGTAGCCCGCGGTGTCCGACAGTCCCACTTCGTCGACGCCGCATTGCCGCGCGGCGACGGCAATACGCAGCACGTCGTCTTCCGGCACGACGCCCTGCAGCGTGCAGCCGAACGCGGTGGAGAGTCCCGCTTCGATTTCGATGTCCGGATAGCGCGCGTCGCGCAACGCGACGATGGAGGCGAGTTCGTCGAACATCTGCGCGTGAGTCTTGCGCACGTTCGCAAGCGAATGGGGTTCGCTGACCGAAAACGGTACGGTGATCTTGTGCACACCGGCTGCCAACGCGCTTTCGGCGCCGCGCCGGTTCGGCACCAGCGCGGCGACGCGCAAGCCGGGCAGCGTCAGCGCATGCGCGACCACTTGCGCGGCATCGGCCATTTGCGGTAGCAGCGTAGCCGGCACGAACGAGCCGACTTCGATCTCGCGCAGGCCGGCGCGCGCCAGCGCGTCGATCCACGCGCACTTCGCTGCCGTGCTCATGATGGTGGTGACGCTCTGCAAGCCGTCCCGCGGGCCGACTTCGCTGATCAGCACGCCGGTGCTGTCGGAATTCATTGCACTGCGCTCCGTGTTCTATCTAATAGAATGACATTCTGTCTTTATTCCATGTTACGGAGAGCGACCGTCCAGTGTCAAGCAATCTTGACGTGCTTCGTCTAGCTCGCGTATATTTTAGAATATCGTTCTATAGGAAAGAATTATGGCGAGTGTGAAGCATCGGCAGTATCCTGCCTGCCGCAACACCGCCCGCACGTATTTCAATTCGACCGAGAGATTTGCCCATGATGTATCTGGATCAACCACCACGCCTGATCGAATCCCGCATCTGGAGCGCCATGCCTGAAGAATTGCGGCAGAAAGGTCAGGTGTCCGCATGGGCCCAGGCGAACAAGCCGGGGCAGTCGGTGGAAAGCTTTATCGAAGGTCCGGCATTCGACACCGACGGCAATCTGTATATCGTCGATATCCCTTATGGCCGCGTGCTGCGTATTACGCCGGCCGGTGCATGGCAGGTCGTCGCGCAATATGAAGGCGAGCCGAACGGGCTGAAGTTTCATCAGGACGGCCGCATCCTGATCGCCGACTATCGCAACGGCCTGATGGAACTCGATCCGGTGAACGGCCGTGTGCGCGCGTTGCTGGCGCGGCGTAACGCCGAGTCGTTCAAGGGCATCAACGACCTCGCGATCGCATCGAACGGCGATATCTATTTCACCGACCAGGGCCAGACCGGCTTGCACGATCCGACTGGCCGCGTGTTCCGGCTCGCTGCGGACGGCCGGCTCGAATGTCTGATCGACAATGGCGTGAGTCCGAACGGGCTCGTGCTCGACGTCCATGAACAGTGTCTGTATGTCGCGATGACACGCGACAACGCAATCTGGCGCGCGCCGTTGTCGGCATCGGGCGGCGTCGCGAAGGTAGGGCGCTTCTGCTCGATGTTCGGCACCAGCGGTCCCGATGGACTCGCGATGGACGAAGCCGGCAACCTGGCGGTCGCGCATGCATCGCTCGGCCATGTGTTTCTGTTCGCGCCGAATGGCGAATGCATCGCGCGCGTGAAATCGGCGGCCGGGCCGACGGTGACCAATGTCGCGTTCGGCGGCCCGGAGCGCCGTCAGCTTTTCATGACCGAATCGATGACGGGCAGCATCCTCGTCGCCGACATGCCGCATCCGGGCATTGCGCTGCCGCGCCGTCGCGGCTGAGTACCTGCGTGTAGCCCGCGTCAGTCGAACAAACGGATGCGGGCACACAGCGATACATCGCAATACGTGGCAATCCCTGGCAATACACGGCAACACAACGCCATACAAAGCGATGAGCGAGTAGCAAAACACACAGCGGAGCGCAACGACTCCGCAAGGAGACAGCATGAACGACGCGCGCCCTCTCGACGCCTCTCCCGCATCAAGCGAAGCCACGCAATCCGACACCGCGTTGCAGCGCGCGGTGCGCAAGAACGCATGGCGTCTGATTACGTTCCTGTCGCTGTGCTATCTGGTCAATTTTCTCGACCGCACCAGCGTCAGCTACGCGGCGTTGCAGATGAACAAAGCAGTCGGCCTCACGCCGACACAGTTCGGCTGGGGCGCGGGGATGCTGTTCATCAGCTATTGCGTGTTCGAGGTGCCGAGCAATCTCGCGATGTATCGCTACGGCGCGCGCCGCTGGATCGCGCGCATCATGATCACGTGGGGCATTGCTGCGATGGCGATGGCGTTGACCGCGGGGCCGATCAGCTTCTACGTGCTGCGCTTTCTGCTCGGCGCCTTCGAGGCGGGCTTTTTCCCGGGCGTGATCTGGTACATCTCGATCTGGTTTCCGGCCAGCTATCGCACCCGGGTGCTGGCCTGGTTCGCGGTGGCCGCGCCGGTATCGCAGACGCTCGGCGCGCCGCTTTCAGTGGCGCTGCTGCGCCTCGACGGCTGGTTCGGACTCGGCGGCTGGCAATGGATGTTCATTCTGCAGGGCTTGCCCGCCGTGCTGCTTGGTGTAGTGGCGCTGAAGGTGCTGCGCGATACGCCGGCCGGCGCGACATGGCTCGCGGCGGACGAACGGCGTGCATTGCTCGATGCGCTCGCCTCCGAAACGCACGATCGCCCGAAGAAAAATCTGCTGGCCGCATGCAAGGATATTCGTGTGGTGACGCTCGCCTTCATCACGTTCAGTTTTACGATCGGCTCGTACGGCATCGGCTTGTGGCTGCCGCTGATTCTGAAGGGACATGGCTTGTCGCTCAGCGCGGTGGGCTGGTGGTCGAGCGTCGCGTTTCTGGCGGCATCGGTAGCAACGATCGTGGCCGCGCGCTATGTCGATCGCAGCGGACGCCGCGTCGCGAGCCTGATGGCCGCGATGATCCTGGCGACTTGCGGGCTCGTGTGCGCGGTGGTGTTTCCGTCGTTCGCGGTCACACTCGTGTGCCTCGTGCTGGCGATTGCCGGCACGATCGCCGCGCGCACCGTGTTCTATACGATACCGTCTACCTTCTTGACCGGCGCCGCCGCGGCCGGCGGGTTCGCGGCGATCAACTGCATCGGCTCGCTGGGCGGCTTCGTCGGACCGGGTCTGTTCGGCTGGCTGAAGGATCTCACGCATTCATACGATGCCGGCATGCTCGGCATCGCCGCAGTGCTGCTAGTGGGTACGCTGCTCGCGTGGTCGCTGAAGCTGACCACGCGTACATAGCGTGGCGCGTCGATTAATGACCCAGTTGCGCGTGCGTTTCGCGCGGCACCGTGCGCACCGCGAGATCGCCGGGCATGCCCATGCGCTCGTACCACAGTTCGACGAAGCCGAGCGAGGCCGGCGACAGCGTGTGCTCGGCGTGCGTAATGAGCTGGATATCACGCGGCACGGCCGGCTGTTCGATACGCCGCGCGGTCAGCTTGTGGTACGCAAGCGAATCGAGCAGCACGGCAGGCAACACCGCCACGCCGAGATTGGCCGATGCGAACGACAGCGCGGTCGACAGATACGACACTTCGTAAGCGGGCTTCATGCGCTCGCCGCGATCGCGCAGCGCGGCATCGATCAGATCGCGAATCCCGTTGCCTTGCTTGACGGTGATGCAGGGCAGCTTCAACACATCGTCCCATGTCACGCGATGCTGACGCGCGAGCGGCGAATCGGCCAGACAGATCGCGCTGATATGGTCGCGCGTCAGACATTGAAGCTCGATCCCTTCCGGTTTGCTGCCGAGCGTGCCGATGCTGAATTCCACTTCCTCGCTGAGCACCGGCACGGTTAGCCGGTCGGGCGCGACATCCTGCATCGCCACTTCGACGTCCGGATAGCGAATACGGTAATCGGCGAGCAGCGTGGGCAGCACCGCGGCAGCCACCGATGGCGTCGACGCGAAACTGAGCCGCCCGCGGCGGCGCTCGTTGATGCCGCGCGCGCCCGCTTTCAGCACGTCGAGATCGCGCAGCATGCGCTCCGCGGTGGGCAGCATTTCATGGGCGGCCGCGGTGGGACGAAGGGTTCGGGACGTGCGATCGAACAGCTTGATGCCGAGC
Proteins encoded in this window:
- a CDS encoding enoyl-CoA hydratase/isomerase family protein, which codes for MSELVVVTRHPHWATIRLARATKRNALNREMRDALRAHLEALKADTRVIVLTGTDAVFCAGLDLKERETEKAAGQPDTAGEEAIELNVSMREHPAVFIAAQNGLALGAGVTLVNSCDLAIAADSATFGCPEIGFATYASMAGPTVQQTVQRRRAAWLLLTAERIDAATAERWGLINEVVGAQDLDARVAQLAGHIAQFDPVALREIKQALNRIPTDITGWRAGMEYGQTVNDTIRRETAAAAQGLAHFAQGGRNPGQG
- a CDS encoding MFS transporter → MNDARPLDASPASSEATQSDTALQRAVRKNAWRLITFLSLCYLVNFLDRTSVSYAALQMNKAVGLTPTQFGWGAGMLFISYCVFEVPSNLAMYRYGARRWIARIMITWGIAAMAMALTAGPISFYVLRFLLGAFEAGFFPGVIWYISIWFPASYRTRVLAWFAVAAPVSQTLGAPLSVALLRLDGWFGLGGWQWMFILQGLPAVLLGVVALKVLRDTPAGATWLAADERRALLDALASETHDRPKKNLLAACKDIRVVTLAFITFSFTIGSYGIGLWLPLILKGHGLSLSAVGWWSSVAFLAASVATIVAARYVDRSGRRVASLMAAMILATCGLVCAVVFPSFAVTLVCLVLAIAGTIAARTVFYTIPSTFLTGAAAAGGFAAINCIGSLGGFVGPGLFGWLKDLTHSYDAGMLGIAAVLLVGTLLAWSLKLTTRT
- a CDS encoding SMP-30/gluconolactonase/LRE family protein, whose amino-acid sequence is MMYLDQPPRLIESRIWSAMPEELRQKGQVSAWAQANKPGQSVESFIEGPAFDTDGNLYIVDIPYGRVLRITPAGAWQVVAQYEGEPNGLKFHQDGRILIADYRNGLMELDPVNGRVRALLARRNAESFKGINDLAIASNGDIYFTDQGQTGLHDPTGRVFRLAADGRLECLIDNGVSPNGLVLDVHEQCLYVAMTRDNAIWRAPLSASGGVAKVGRFCSMFGTSGPDGLAMDEAGNLAVAHASLGHVFLFAPNGECIARVKSAAGPTVTNVAFGGPERRQLFMTESMTGSILVADMPHPGIALPRRRG
- a CDS encoding MFS transporter; the protein is MQHAAQPEMGTLAASPDDLAELERSAIRKAGWRLIPIVALGYFLAYLDRTSVGFGALTMLKALQISETQFGLGAGLMFAAYCLCEVPSNLGLYRYGARRWIARIMISWGLAAAATALAVGPNSFYLTRILLGVAEAGFFPGVIFYLTLWFPTPYRTRVLAWFTVSTPLSSFIGGPLSVSLLHLDGLLGLAGWQWMFIVEGLPACVLGIVTLYMLTDRPADAKWLTPGERDALEGALARDAKINHAPTHSFLPALRDPRVYILGLISFSFSMGSYGVAIWLPQILKGHGISITMTGWLSAIPYFFASVLMLVWAAHVDRTGKRILNLALTCVLGALGLVFSIMFNQLMPALVGITFALIGTITARTVFFTIPSRFLSGQAAAGGIALINCIGAFGGFVGPYLVGFLKDKTGAFSAGMIGMAVVLVIATALSVSLRAFMKDG
- a CDS encoding hydroxymethylglutaryl-CoA lyase, whose protein sequence is MNSDSTGVLISEVGPRDGLQSVTTIMSTAAKCAWIDALARAGLREIEVGSFVPATLLPQMADAAQVVAHALTLPGLRVAALVPNRRGAESALAAGVHKITVPFSVSEPHSLANVRKTHAQMFDELASIVALRDARYPDIEIEAGLSTAFGCTLQGVVPEDDVLRIAVAARQCGVDEVGLSDTAGYGNPAQVKRLFRRLQQELGAAAGGAHFHNTRGQGLANVVAALNAGVTTFDASQGGIGGCPYAPGATGNIVTEDLVFLLEAMGVPTGIDIEQLIAARERLAAGLPGEPLYGYLNAAGLPKGFSYATGQPAQ
- a CDS encoding LysR family transcriptional regulator, which gives rise to MNPTLRQLQAFVLAYRLGVLTRAADQMFITQSAASVLLRQLEEGLGIKLFDRTSRTLRPTAAAHEMLPTAERMLRDLDVLKAGARGINERRRGRLSFASTPSVAAAVLPTLLADYRIRYPDVEVAMQDVAPDRLTVPVLSEEVEFSIGTLGSKPEGIELQCLTRDHISAICLADSPLARQHRVTWDDVLKLPCITVKQGNGIRDLIDAALRDRGERMKPAYEVSYLSTALSFASANLGVAVLPAVLLDSLAYHKLTARRIEQPAVPRDIQLITHAEHTLSPASLGFVELWYERMGMPGDLAVRTVPRETHAQLGH
- a CDS encoding CoA transferase codes for the protein MSENDTTTLPEGKQAALDELLAIRGGNPAARAEVTMAGHDPFYPTPFRVGESAAAALAAVGVAASDIWEMRTGRRQQIKVDVSEAAATLRTVDYTRAPNRDGTYEHVPIPQTMAHMLTVTQPWRTADGRWLLPHFNLPNLAARVLDVLKCESTPQAVQAAVARWNADELEEAIAAAGACGGTIRSRDEWLAHPQGRYLAERPVIEIERIGDSAPEPFIPGTRPLSGTRVLDLTRILAGPIAGRTLAEHGADVLMVTSRGLPQTPEHVRDTSHGKRSCFLDVKLATDAARLALLAGEADVFIDGYRPGRLAARGFGAEQLAALRPGIVHVTVSCFGSGGPFAERAGWEQIAQAVTGVCEANGRLTGAGQPKLVFAPMCDYTTGYLAAYGAMLALARRAREGGSYRVHVSLCQAAMFAQRRGLVDAFGDAPGKLSEDALKPLYVDEETCYGPLRTLGPVLKMSETPCRWVLPTPRLGGDEAVWLTHARTAWLNG